CGAGATTCCCATTTTCACGAAAAAGGGAAAACTATTTAGTGCGAGGAAGTTCCGAGCTTAACTCTCTGGATCATTCTAAGAGCACGTTGTGAAATATGAAAATGTCTATTCGTCGCTTTGCCTTCGCTGCAGCCCTCCTGCTTGGCCAGGCTTCAGCCAGCACGCCTGTGGCCAGCTCTCCACTAGCCAGCAGTCAAGCTCAGGTAGCCACAGAAACCTGCCGAACGGAATTAGGACCTAGCTCGGTGAAGTTGGTACCTACCACAACCATCACTCGTACGATCCATGAGCGTACCCCCGTCGTTGTCCTCACAACAACTTTGGAAACCGTCACGGTCACTCCTGCTGGGTCGACCGAGATAGTGACGGACTATGAGACCACTGTTATCACCTCCACAGCCGATGTGATCACCGACACTTtctcaacaacctcaacTGATTTTGACACTGCGACATTGACTCTAACTCCTGCTCCTGTCACGACAACCGTTGCCGAAGTCCTCTCGACTACCTCGACCAGCACCTCTACCATTGCCACATCTGTAGGCTTCACTCCAATTGTAGACACTCTGCCTCCCACTGTTACTGCCAAGCGCTCATTGGAAGAGGTTGATGATTGTTCTCCTTGGGTGGATGACTACAAGTATCCCCAAGCGGTCGTGTGCTATGAGAAGAACATCATCAAGACCACAACCCTCTCCACTGTCACCGGATCACTTGTTACTGTCACTGTTGCAACTCCTACCACCACAGTGACAATCACCAACACCATCACCAGCAGCTCGGTGATCCTTCCCTCGGATGTCTCCACTACACTGAGCTTCAGCACCACCTCAACCATCACCGAGACAACATTGGCTGCTGGTGAGACAAGCACGGTCACTTCCACTCATACTGTTCTAGCGGGCACAACTACCACGTCTTTCTACGCAGCCTGTGCGACAAACAACATCGCTGGAAATCCTCTCTCTTCCGACTTCGGCTCGGCGGCAGGCAAATTCATTTATTCGCTCGAGTTCACCCACGTCCCCGGCCAAAAATTAACCGTTGGTAACACCAATTCCGCATACGATTGCTGTGCCAGCTGTTTGGAAAGTTCGACATGTGCTATGTCATACTACTACGCGCCTTCGTCTGCTGTCAGATACTGCTATGTAATTGCAACAACCACATGCTCATTTGCTTCTACATATGGCACGGCTTATCTTCAGAGCGGTGTGACCGGTGTGCAAATCTCCAATGGAAACTGCGGACATGTGATAGGTTCAAATAGATATATATAGTTTAGCTTCAGAATTCATCGAGTATTTATACATCTTTTTGATCATAGTCTTTACATATGCGATGGCCAGTCCTCTCTATGGATGACTGTGCCCACGGTAGGCCAAAAGACCATTGCTTATGGGTGAAACTCGTAGGATTGGGACCAGATGAGCCCTGGAGATCTCGGGAAGTTCCGTGCGACTATACCTAGGTAGGCATGTGGGCACGTGCCCAGGTGGGTATAGCATATATTCAAGGTTGATATACAACTACCTGTAAGATGTTTTGCCGAGTTTGCCGCATATTCTAGTAGTTGATCAGGGCAAATCCGTGCATCAGGACGTTCAAAGTGGACGGAGAAGGACTGGCCCTCGAGGGATCGTCTTAAAGGGGTCCGTGCACTTGATACCTGAATCTTCAGGTCAATTCACGACCTGTTGCGGTCAAGCGGCTGGATCACATGGCTAAGCCCCTCTTATGATTAATTTCCAGGTACTAGAGGAATCCATCATTTTCTTCCCATCGCTTATACCCTAGAGCGTGGAATTCCTTTGAGCCAAAGGCAAGTCAAAAAAATGAATTCTCAACCTTGCCGCACATTGCGCATTGTGACCCCGGGGAAGAATCAAAGTGTTGGGAAAGGGCTCTTTCACATGCAAATCTTGAAGTGGGTCCAACTCGAATTCCATGTGATATTTGGCAGTATTTGTTGATCAGAGATGAAATAGCTTAGATCGGTGTAGAGAGAACGACCAGCGTAAACAATCGCATTTCATATCCAAAtcaaagaaacagaaacaaccataaaaaaacaaaaaaataAAGGGTCAATGTGCAAGATGGACCAAATCCGGAGACACAATAGCCCCCGTTCCCGGAGAACCCCCACACGAACACGGGCTCTGGAACATCAATCGGTTTCCATTGGCACCTCGAAGCTCTTAGAAACTTAGAATCTCAACAACCCATTTTTCCTCTCTCTGCTCGAGATTCCAATGATCACAACCTTACAATCACATCTTTGTTTCCCACCCTATTAAGTGAACTTTGGTAGCGTTTGACCTGTATAGCGTGATTCTCATACCCTCCGTACCGAAGCAATGGCTATCCTCGACATCACCAAGGATTTGCCCACACTCTTTAAACGACAGGTGCAGGCAACCCCAGATGCCATCGCCCTGGAAGATGAGAACACGACATACACATATATCCAGCTGGATCAAGAAGTTGAGGCCCTTGCCAGTCGCCTACGGACCTATGGAGTGAGCCGTGACACTCTCGTGGGTGTGCTCCTACCTCGCAGCGCACACTACGTGATTGCTTGTCTGGCAGCGCTCCGTGCAGGCGGTGCCTTCCTTGTTCTCGAATTGGCTTACCCCGCGGACCTCTTGGCGGATGTTATTGAGGACGCTAGTCCCGCCGTAATTATCACACACAAGTCTGAGGCCGATAAAATCAAAGCGACTGTCCCGGTGATTGCCTTGGATGGAACCGTTATTGAAATCAATGGACACGCCAAGGAACCTTCTCCGTTGCCGGCAGATGACGATTTGGATCGCTTGGCGTTTGTGTCCTACTCGTCAGGAACAACTGGCAAGCCCAAGGGAATTGCCAATCCACACCGCGCCCCGGTACTATCATACGATCGGAGATTTGCAGTGCAGGATGTACAACCCGGTGATCGGGTGGCTTGCAatgtcttcttcatctgggAGATGTTGCGGCCGCTGCTGCGCGGAGCCACGGTGGTTATTGTGCCCGACGAAGCGAGCTATGACCCCGCGGCTCTGGTTGACCTGCTCTCGGCTAAGAAGGTTACAGAAACACTCATGACCCCCACTCTCCTGGCTACCGTTCTTTTACGCTATCCCCGGTTCGGTACTCGTGTGCCTGATTTGCGCATCGTTTGGCTGAACGGTGAGGTTGTGACAACCGATCTTGCTCGCAAGGCCATCAATATTCTTCCCAATGCCCGCCTACTCAACTGCTACAGTGCATGTGAAACCCATGAGATTGCCTGCGGCGATATCCGTGAAATGGTAGATGGCGACTCGATTTATTGTCCAGTTGGCCCATCGATCGTTCCTACACACACCTATGTTCTAAACGAGGAGGGACAGGAGGTAGAGATGGGAACATCGGGAGAACTCTTCATTGGAGGTCCTTTGTTGGCGCGGGAATACATTAACCTTCCCGAGACTACCGCCAAGGCTTTCGCTCCGGACATTTTTGATTCCACGCCTGGTGCTCGTATGTACAAGACGGGCGATCTCGCCCGCAAGCTGCCTTCTGGGTACCTCGAAATCACCGGCCGCGTCGGTGCAATGATCAAGCTACGTGGATATTCGGTAGTTCCGGCAAAGGTCGAAAGTGACATCTGCCAGTACCTGGCTGTCAGTCAGTGTGTTGTCACTGCATACGGTGATGGACTAGACCGACAACTGGTCGCCTACGTTGTTGCTGACAAGGAGGCATCCTCCAATCGCCCTTCGGTCGTGATAAACGAGTCCGGTCACTCCCCTAGCGCGCGTCGTGCCCTCGAGAATCGCCTTGCCCAGTACATGATCCCTGCTCTATGGGTTGCACTAGATCAGTTGCCTACCAACGAGGTCTCCGGGAAGGTTGACATGAAAAACCTCCCTTCACCTCGTAGCTCCAGTCCCAATGGCAGCGAGCAAAGCGCAGGAAAGGACCCGATTGGTCTCAACGACATTGCGGCAATATGGGAGGCTGTTCTGAAAGTCTCGAAGAGTTTGATCAAGGCCGAAGATAACTTCTTTGATCTGGGCGGACACTCTTTGTCTCTGGCAGATCTATCATCCAAGCTTTCTAGACGTTTCGGCTTCCGTGTTCCTATTCCTCGTCTCGCAGAGAACACTACTCTTTCCGGTCACTTGGGAACTGTGCGCGCTGTCAGAGATGGCCACGCTGAAGAAGTACAGGCAAATTTGCCGGCAGTCTTGCTTTCCGATGCCACACTGGACGAGGACATCAAGCCCATTAATACCGCGATCACTTCAATTGCTTCGGCCGACACGGTGCTTTTGACTGGTGTGACTGGTTTCCTGGGTGCTTTCCTGCTCAATGATTTGATAGAGAACACATCCGCTCGAATCATATGTCTTGTGCGTTTCAGCGACCCGGAGCAGGATGATCAAGCCGGAGGTGTGGCTCGAATCCGTAGGAACCTCCTAGATATGGGACTCTGGCGCGATTCTATTCTGGAGCGTCTCGAAATTCTACCAGGAAACCTTTCTCGGCCTCGACTGGGTCTGAGTTTAGATGAATTTGAGAACATCGCGGCTCGTGTCCAGGTGATTGTGCATGCTGCAGCCACTGTCAACCTTGTTTACCCCTACGCTGCACTTAGGGGAGCAAATGTGGGTGGAACCCGAGAGATTCTTCGTCTGGCCGCCAAGGGTGGCGCGACCGTGCAGTACATCTCTACCAATGGTGTTTTGCCACCATCAGGTGAGAAAGGCTGGCCCGAAACTACCATACTAGATGTAGAAGATGTCCCCAAAAGGCTACTAGATGGCTATGGTCAGACAAAGTGGGTTGCAGAGCAGCTCGTTCTTAAGGCTGGCGAGCGTGGATTGCCAGTCAAGATTCACCGTTGTGGTACCATCAGTGGTCACAGTGAGACAGGCTCTGCCAATGCGTGGGATTTGCTCACTGCATTGATTGTGGAATCCATCCAGCTTGGATACGCTCCAGACGTGGAAGGATGGCGTGCTGAGATGACCCCAGTGAACTTTGTCAGCAAATCCATTATCCATCTTGCTACTCAGACCCAGACAGACCAAACTGTGTTCCATCTCGGAGATCCCACGCCGGTCGATACTCGATCAGTTTTTGAGAATCTCAAACAGCTTGGTTATGAGACACACCCTCTCCCATGGGATGAGTGGGTGGCCCTGTGGTTCGAGAAGAGAGGCCCAGCCAAGGGTGGTGATGGTTCGTTTACTGTGGACATTCTTCGCAGTGGTATGCCCACTGTCAAGTTCCTCCGAGACATCGTCGTCCTTGATAATGCTTTGACCAGACCTTTCCGGGCCGTTATCGAGCGTCCCAAGGTGGACAGCCTGTTACTGGAGACCTACACTCGGCATTGGTTCGCTCGAGGCTGGCTACCCCGGCCCCCATCTCGTCAAAATGCCCCAAACCGACCAACCGGGGTTTCAGTGACGGGGCCACTCAGCGGCCAGGTCGCCGTGGTGACTGGTGCTTCTTCGGGCATCGGTGCGGCGGTAGCAGCCGCCCTAGCCAAGAAGGGCTGTGCTGTCGCCCTTGGCGCCCGACGCCTGGATGCTCTTGAGAGCACCAAGCGCAAGGTCGAGGCTCACGGCGTGAAGTGTATCCTCCGATCAACCGACGTCACAAGCAAGACTCAGATGGAAGCTCTCGTCCAAGCAGCAAGTGAGGAGCTCGGTCCAGTCGACATCTTGGTTGCATGCGCTGGTGTCATGTACTTCACCATGATGGCAAACACCCAGATGGACGAGTGGGAGCGCACAGTCGACGTCAACTGCAAGGGTCTCTTGCACGCTCTCTCTTCAACAGTTCCCGGCATGCTCTCGCGCGGCCGCGGCCATGTCGTGGCCATCTCCTCTGATGCCGGACGTAAGGTCTTCCCTGGTCTCGGTGTGTACTCAGCCAGCAAGTTCTTCGTCGAGGCCACCCTCCAAGCCCTCCGTCTTGAGACCGCAGGTGCTGGCTTGCGTGTTACGAGTATCCAGCCCGGAAATACTTCCACGGATCTTCTGAGCATGTCGACGGATGCTGAAGCCATCAAGAAATTTGGAGAGCCATCCGGAGCGAAGATCCTCGATCCTTCTGATGTTGCTAACTCCATTGTTTACGCCCTGACCCAACCTGAGCATGTCTCTGTCAATGAGATCCTTGTTGAGCCTCGTGATGAGCCGATTTAAGCGGTATCGGTCATTTGCCCCGTTTTTTTTCCGGGGTTTTGAGGGTGTTGCTGTGAAATCCTTGCTGCTTGCTAGTTGTGATCTAGGagttttgattttcttcacACAAAAATTGAGGGCCACATAGAGGTAGAAGAGATATATTACATAGAGTCCTGAACGCTTGATATCCACACACGCTTTCCCCATGCAACATAAACCCATCTGCTCTCATTTTACAGACTGGTCTGCAAGTAACCGCAACAACCGGGGCATTTCTTTGCCAATGGCTAGGATACAAGTCAATTGtgcctttttttcctttgtcgccttttttttttaataatGCTTGGATTGAGATGTTCTGCCACTTGAGGATTTCCGAGCTGCCAACTACGCTGGCGGTTCTAGTTGCCTATTTGGGAAGTGGGTCCTGGTACGCCCAAAAGGCAATCGGGTGGCTGCGAAGGTGTCCTCAGGGGCCATTTTTAAATTGTCAGGGGGATTGATGCCTTAATGTTCCTATGAATACCTTGCTTTCGACCGCTCTCGACCGCTCTCGACCGCTCATTACCGCTTATAACCGTGCATTGTAAATTGAACGTTGAATCAATTTCCACTCACTATGCGGAGCACGGAGTTCAAATCTGCTAAATAAAAGGCGGTGAGGCTCTCCCCGCGCACATGCCCCTTTTCATTGATTTTGCAGCTATTCGCACCATACAAAGCTCTATTTTAACCTAAAACCTGGCGTTGATGGCCCTCTCGAGTGTGAAATCCATCGATGATCCTAGCCATCTACACAGTAGGAATAGCTTAAAGATCTCATCTTCAATAAATTCCCCAAAATCTGGAGATTCGTACTTCTATGTTGCATGAAAAGCTTCACTCGAGGAGGCGTTCTGGCAGAATAATTCAGGCATCCTCATTTCCGGCCTAAAACAAGTCAGCCACAGGAAAATTAAGACCCCTGACAATTCAAAATGGCCCCTGAGGACACCTTCGCAAGTGGCAGCTCAACTTTGGccggaaccttggaaatccTCCATTCATCTCTCGATCTAGTCTAGCATTGCACTTGAATCTTCTCCAACAAACTACGTTGTAACAATTAGAACGATATCGTGGAGAAACGATACCGTGACATCCGTCCACATGTTATATgtaaaaaaataaaaaaatgAGCTGGGGTCCGCGATGTACTATCGCCGACTCGAGCTCATTGCCAGGGCACTTCAGTACGGATAATCAAGCATCTTTGTGCGACTAAGGCGCGGCTGATGTGCGAAATCCTACATTCCCTTGATCTACAGCGATACATAGAGGTTGATGTTGTAATGTGTAAGTAGTCACATTGAAAATGCATATTCTCTTCGTTACTGCTCCTTCTGCATTTCATCATTTCATAAATTCCAAGTCGTACAATCTAAACCTCCTTGGTTCCGATCTCATCCCCAGACTCATCGTCACTGCTACTAACGCTAACTGTATCACAAGTGGGATGCATCGACAGCGGATGCAACCCCTTATGTCGAATATGTGAACGCGGTGTAATAGCCACTGGAGTATTCTCGTCAACAAAAGAGCGTTCCGACTGGTCATCACCAAACTGTTTTGAGAAAACTTCCTCAACTCCCTCAAGAGAACGACCCGCAGTCTCCGAATAAAAGGCCCAAACAACAATCATCGCCACCCAATTGAAACCTGCAAAACAGTAGAAATATTTGGGCCCGATGTTCATCAGTGCAATAGGCGAACACTGCGTGAAGATTAGACTCACACTCCAGTGCGTGGCGGTCGCCATGGCCGAGCCGCGCGCTCGAATAGGCGTGGGGAAGATCTCACACTGGTAAACCCAGGAGATCATGCCAACAGCCGTgaagaagaacgagaagacaaagaacatGGCGATGGCAGCTTGCAGAACATGTGGGTTGGCGTTGGGGTCGCTGAAATTTATGTACCGCGCGAGCGTGGCTTCGATGCACAGAGCTGCTCCCATGCCGAGCAGGGATGAGATGAGCAGCTTCCGGCGCCCGACTTTGTCGATGAGAAGCATGAAAACAATATCCCAAAACAGCGCTAGCGCGCCCCATAATCCGATTATCATGAGGCATGTTGATGTTGGAAGGCCGAGCGTTTTGAAGAGTCGTGGGCCGTAATATGAGATTACGTTTGTGCCTGAGCACAGGGTGAAGACTTGCAGACCGCAAGCTAGAAGGATCCTGCGTCGCCAGCGCGGGGAGAGGAGAAGTTGGCGCCAGGATCGAATGGCTGATTGCTTTTCGGATACTAGGCTCTGTTGAATTTGGAAGAGCTCATGTTCGAGTAGTGAGGTGTTGGTTGCGCTTTTGTTGAGATGGAGTCGGGCGAGGACTGCGCAGCCTTCTTCCTCTCTACCCTTTTCTATGAGCCATCTTGGCGATTCAGGAAGGAGCCAGACGCCACAGATAAGAAAAATGGCTGGCCCGGCTTGAAAGGAAAGTGGAAAGCGCCACGAGAAGGCTCCACCTTGACGGGAACACTCATATCCCACCCATTGCTTGAAACCCGTCAGTTGGAACATAGCGAAACCCCGGCGGCGGTTACTCACAGCAACCACGAACCCTAAGCCAATCATCCAATGTTGAATACTAGCTAACATCCCCCGGATCTGTGGCGGGGCAACCTCACTCTGGGTTCACGTCAGATGAAGCTTAGTTGCTGGACCGTGTGTCAACCTACACAATAAACGGGAATAGTGGCAGACATCTGCCCAATTGCTAGACCCGCAATGCACCGACCAGCGATCAGCATCGCGATATTGACCGCACCTCCCTGGAGCCCAGCACCCAGAGTGGCAAAAAGACCGCCAATGAGGAGGATCATTCTGCGGCCATAAAAATCCGAAATAGACGGGGCGAAGACCGAGCCCACGATTGCGCCTCCTGGTCACTAACATTAGATCCCGATCGCGGCAAGATCCGACGACGATAGATTCTCACCGAGATATGACGAAAGAATGCTGCCCGTGGCGGCGCCAGACAGAGTTGGAGACCCAAATTGGCGCAGAAAAGCCTCCTGCTCGATGCTGGAAGAAATTATGCCCGAATCAAATCCGAACAGGAATGATCCCAGAGCGGCAAAGGCGCAGCAGAAGGTGGCGAGGTAGAAA
The nucleotide sequence above comes from Penicillium digitatum chromosome 1, complete sequence. Encoded proteins:
- a CDS encoding TonB box, conserved site, yielding MSIRRFAFAAALLLGQASASTPVASSPLASSQAQVATETCRTELGPSSVKLVPTTTITRTIHERTPVVVLTTTLETVTVTPAGSTEIVTDYETTVITSTADVITDTFSTTSTDFDTATLTLTPAPVTTTVAEVLSTTSTSTSTIATSVGFTPIVDTLPPTVTAKRSLEEVDDCSPWVDDYKYPQAVVCYEKNIIKTTTLSTVTGSLVTVTVATPTTTVTITNTITSSSVILPSDVSTTLSFSTTSTITETTLAAGETSTVTSTHTVLAGTTTTSFYAACATNNIAGNPLSSDFGSAAGKFIYSLEFTHVPGQKLTVGNTNSAYDCCASCLESSTCAMSYYYAPSSAVRYCYVIATTTCSFASTYGTAYLQSGVTGVQISNGNCGHVIGSNRYI
- a CDS encoding Male sterility, NAD-binding; the protein is MAILDITKDLPTLFKRQVQATPDAIALEDENTTYTYIQLDQEVEALASRLRTYGVSRDTLVGVLLPRSAHYVIACLAALRAGGAFLVLELAYPADLLADVIEDASPAVIITHKSEADKIKATVPVIALDGTVIEINGHAKEPSPLPADDDLDRLAFVSYSSGTTGKPKGIANPHRAPVLSYDRRFAVQDVQPGDRVACNVFFIWEMLRPLLRGATVVIVPDEASYDPAALVDLLSAKKVTETLMTPTLLATVLLRYPRFGTRVPDLRIVWLNGEVVTTDLARKAINILPNARLLNCYSACETHEIACGDIREMVDGDSIYCPVGPSIVPTHTYVLNEEGQEVEMGTSGELFIGGPLLAREYINLPETTAKAFAPDIFDSTPGARMYKTGDLARKLPSGYLEITGRVGAMIKLRGYSVVPAKVESDICQYLAVSQCVVTAYGDGLDRQLVAYVVADKEASSNRPSVVINESGHSPSARRALENRLAQYMIPALWVALDQLPTNEVSGKVDMKNLPSPRSSSPNGSEQSAGKDPIGLNDIAAIWEAVLKVSKSLIKAEDNFFDLGGHSLSLADLSSKLSRRFGFRVPIPRLAENTTLSGHLGTVRAVRDGHAEEVQANLPAVLLSDATLDEDIKPINTAITSIASADTVLLTGVTGFLGAFLLNDLIENTSARIICLVRFSDPEQDDQAGGVARIRRNLLDMGLWRDSILERLEILPGNLSRPRLGLSLDEFENIAARVQVIVHAAATVNLVYPYAALRGANVGGTREILRLAAKGGATVQYISTNGVLPPSGEKGWPETTILDVEDVPKRLLDGYGQTKWVAEQLVLKAGERGLPVKIHRCGTISGHSETGSANAWDLLTALIVESIQLGYAPDVEGWRAEMTPVNFVSKSIIHLATQTQTDQTVFHLGDPTPVDTRSVFENLKQLGYETHPLPWDEWVALWFEKRGPAKGGDGSFTVDILRSGMPTVKFLRDIVVLDNALTRPFRAVIERPKVDSLLLETYTRHWFARGWLPRPPSRQNAPNRPTGVSVTGPLSGQVAVVTGASSGIGAAVAAALAKKGCAVALGARRLDALESTKRKVEAHGVKCILRSTDVTSKTQMEALVQAASEELGPVDILVACAGVMYFTMMANTQMDEWERTVDVNCKGLLHALSSTVPGMLSRGRGHVVAISSDAGRKVFPGLGVYSASKFFVEATLQALRLETAGAGLRVTSIQPGNTSTDLLSMSTDAEAIKKFGEPSGAKILDPSDVANSIVYALTQPEHVSVNEILVEPRDEPI
- a CDS encoding Major facilitator superfamily domain, general substrate transporter; its protein translation is MTFYLATFCCAFAALGSFLFGFDSGIISSSIEQEAFLRQFGSPTLSGAATGSILSSYLGGAIVGSVFAPSISDFYGRRMILLIGGLFATLGAGLQGGAVNIAMLIAGRCIAGLAIGQMSATIPVYCSEVAPPQIRGMLASIQHWMIGLGFVVAQWVGYECSRQGGAFSWRFPLSFQAGPAIFLICGVWLLPESPRWLIEKGREEEGCAVLARLHLNKSATNTSLLEHELFQIQQSLVSEKQSAIRSWRQLLLSPRWRRRILLACGLQVFTLCSGTNVISYYGPRLFKTLGLPTSTCLMIIGLWGALALFWDIVFMLLIDKVGRRKLLISSLLGMGAALCIEATLARYINFSDPNANPHVLQAAIAMFFVFSFFFTAVGMISWVYQCEIFPTPIRARGSAMATATHWSVSLIFTQCSPIALMNIGPKYFYCFAGFNWVAMIVVWAFYSETAGRSLEGVEEVFSKQFGDDQSERSFVDENTPVAITPRSHIRHKGLHPLSMHPTCDTVSVSSSDDESGDEIGTKEV